CACGCCCTCGTATTTCTCGGTGGCGAGGTTCGACAGGTAGTGAAGCCCGCGGTGGACGTTGGAATATTCCTCGGCATAGCCACGGGTCACCGCGTCGATCACCACCTGCGGCTTCTGCGCCGAGGCACCATTGTCGAGATAGACCAGCGGCTTGCCGTTCACCTCGCGGGAGAGGATCGGAAAATCCTCGCGGATTTGTTGCACGTCATACATAGCTTGCCATCCCGTTCGGCATTCCCCCCATCAGGGAGGCGATCATCATCAGCGCCGCGAGCAGCGCCAGGGTCGCGAGTATCAGCACCAGCAGCGCCTTTAAAGGGCTGCCGAAACCATGCGCCTCGTCGAGGAAGGCGACCAGGATCCAGAGCCCCACGCAGAGCGCCACAAGCACCAGCAGCGCCGCCAGCCCGCCCGAGACCGCGCCGATCAGCGCCACCCCGAGTTGCGCCAGCGCCCGCAGCCCCTGCAGCCAGATCAGCAGCACGGCCACATCCTCGAGCCGCGCAGTGCCGCCGAAGCTGCGCCCGGCCCATGTCAGCGTGACGATCGAGCCCGCCAGCATCACGGCCAGCAAAAGCCCCATCGGCACGGGCATCAGCCCGCCCACCGGGCCCAGCTCGCCGCCGAGCTGCATCAGCCCGACCAGCAGCGCATTCAGCGCCACGACCAGGCCGAAGCCGGTCAGCAGCGCCTCGCGCGACAGATGCAGGCCCAGCAGCATCCGCGCCACCTCGCGCGGGGCGGTGACGGTCTGCCAGGCCAGCGAAAGAAGACCCGCCACGGTCATCCGGCGGGCCGTTCGGCCATCCGGTCCCCGGGCCATTCCGCAGCCCTGAGGCCGCCGATCCAGAACCATAGGAAGACCGCGCACCACAGCAGCCCCACCAGCGAGAGCTGCAGACCCTCGCCGACAAACCCCGCCACTAGCCCGTTGAGCAGCGCCAGCGGGCTTGCCGCCAGCAGCGCCCAGAACAGCGCCAGCCGCGCGCCGTAGCCAGTTCCCCGGCCGCGGAAGAGCTTGGCAACGAGGTGGCTCAGCGCCGCCAGCACATAGAGCGCAAGCGGCAGGATCACCATGCAGGCCAGCAGCGACGCGCCCATGAGCGGGTTGAGCTCCGTACCTTCAAGATGCGCCTGCCGCGCGAGCGCGGGCATCCGGGCGACGAAGAACATCGCGCAGGCGGCCATGACGAGCATCAACGCCCGGTCCTCTCGGGGGCCCTGCGACAGCAGGCGGCTCATCACCGCGCCCGGCCCCCGGTAGGTGGCGACGATCTCGCGCGAGAGCGACATCAGTCGCGGCGACGGCCCAGCCAGGCCGCGACCAGCTCGTTGATCTCGGTCTGGATGTCCTCGTCCTCAACCTCCTGCACCGCTTCGGCGATGAAGGCGATGGTCAGCAGGTCCTCGGCGGTGCCGCGCGGCACGCCGCGGGCGCGCAGGTAGAACAGACCGTCCTCGTCGATCGCGCCCGAGGTCGACCCATGCGAACACGCCACGTCGTCGGCGTAGATCTCGAGCTCCGGCTTGGCGAGGAACTGGCTGTCCTCGTCCAGAAGCAGCGACTGGCTGATCTGATAGCCGTCGGTCTTCTGTGCGCCGGGCTTGACCAGGATCTTGCCCTGGAAGACGCCGGTCGCGCCGTTGCGCAGCACCTTCTTGAAGATCTGGCGGCTTTCGCAGTTCACCGCGTCGTGGGTGATGAACACCGTGTCGTCATGGTGGAAATCGCCATCCCCCATGCAGGCGCCCGCGACATGCACCGCCGCATCGTCGCCGGTCAGCTCGATCACTGCCTCGTTGCGGGTCAGCACGCCGTTCACCGTGAGGGTGAAGGTCTTGAAGGTGCTCTCGGTGCCGAGCCGGCCGAAGATATGCGTCGCGGCGCGGCGCTCGTGGTCGCGGCCTTGGACCCGGATGTGGTGGAAGCCGGCGCCATCGGCGACGTCAACTTCCATCACCGCGTTGAAGCGCGCGGCGGCGGGGCCGGATTCGAGCAGCGTCACGTCGCCGCCCTCTTCGACCTTCACCACGTGGTGCAGGATTGCATCGGAGCTGTCGCTCTCGTGGCGATAAAGCAGGTGCACGGGCTTTGCGACCTTGCCGGTCACGCGGATCAGCAGGCCATCGGTCGCAAAGGCGGTGTTGAGCGCGGCGAGCGGGCGCTCGACGGGGGTCTGGCCGCTCTGTTCCAGCGTGCCGTAGAGATCCTTGGCCCAGTGGATGTCCGAAGCCTCGGCGAGACGCTCGATGCTCAGCCCTTCGAGCGCCAGATCATCGGAGTCCTCGGCGCTGAACACGCCGTCGACGAAGACCACCTTGAGCCGGTCGCGTTCGCTGAAGACCGGCGCCTCGTCGTCCGCGGCCATCACGGCGGCGGCGGGCGCCTCGACTACGGTCAGCGTGTCGGGGCGGGTGAATTTCCAGTACTCGTCACGGCCGCCGGGCAGGCCCATGGCCTGCACGCGGGCCAGCGCCGCCTCGCGGGCCGGACGCGACCAGCCACCCTCGGGCAGGCTGAGCGCGGCCAGACGCGCGTCGGTCGCGGTCTGCTTGACTTGGGGAAGTGCCATTACGCCTCCTCCTCGATGATGTCCGCATAGCCGTTCTGCTCGACCTCGAGCGCCAGCTCGGGGCCGCCGGTCTTGATGATGCGGCCGTTCGACATGATGTGCACGACATCCGGTTTGATGTGGTCGAGCAGGCGCTGGTAGTGGGTGATCACGAGGAAGGCGCGGCCTTCGTCGCGCAGCGCGTTCACGCCATCGGCGACCAGTTTCATGGCGTCGACGTCGAGGCCGGAGTCGGTCTCGTCGAGGATGCACATCTTCGGCTCGAGCATCGCCATCTGCAGGATCTCGTTGCGCTTCTTCTCACCGCCCGAGAAGCCGACGTTGACCGGGCGCTTGAGCATCTCGGCATCGATCTTCAGCGACTTGGCCTTCTCGCGGATGACCTTGAGGAACTCGGTCGAGGACATCTCTTCCTCGCCGCGGGCCTTGCGCTGCGAATTCACTGCGGTGCGCAGGAAGGTCATGTTGCCGACGCCGGGGATTTCCACCGGGTACTGGAACGCCAGGAAGAGGCCCGCCGCGGCGCGCTCTTCGGGCTCCATCTCGAGGATGTCCTCGCCTTCCAGCAGCGCCTCGCCGCCGGTGACCTCGTAGCCGTCCTTGCCCGACAGGACGTAGGACAGGGTCGACTTGCCCGAGCCGTTCGGGCCCATGATCGCATGCACCTTGCCCGCTTCGACGGTCAGGTCCACACCCTTGAGGATCTGCTTGTCCTCTTCTTCCAGCTTCACCTGAAGGTTCTTGATTTCCAGCATAGGTTTCCCTCCTTGGGGGTGCGGTCAGGGCCGCACGGACAGTTTCATGATCCGCAGCAGATCCTTCACCGGGAAGGCCTGAGGGACGATCTCGAACCGGGCCATGCGGCCGGTCATTTGCGGTCGGCCGAGCCAGTGCTCGACCTTGTGATAGTGCGCCCGCGGTGCGTAGTCGTCGAAGAGCAGCACCAGCGGTTTCTCGGTCAGGAAGGCGGCGGCAAGCGCGCAGCCCTCGCGAAAGCGGCCATCCACCAGCACCACGTCCGGCTGGCGGAACTCGGGCAGCTCCCAGACCTTCAGCGGGTACTCCGGGAAGCTGCGCCACTCGATCTCGTCGACCGGGTGGCCCCATTCCTTGGTCGGCCCGATGTCGGACCAGATCACGTCCACCTCGGTCCCCGCGGCGGGCGGGGTCTCGGCGAACCAGCGGCGCATCCCCTGCGCCCAATCCTTGTCCGACTCCACCGTGAAGACGGTCTTGCCGGGCATCTCCGCGGCCAGCACGGTCGAGCCGCCCGAGCCGTATTCGAGGATCACCTCTGCCCGCGCGTACTCGGCGCGCAGCAGCGCCGCCTCCGCCTCGGGCAGGGTCAGCTCGGGCCGAACCAACGCTTCGGTCATGGCGTGATCACCACCGCCGTGCCCGACACCGAGACCATGAGCATCGAGTCGCCCACCACCTCGTAGTCGAGATCGACGCCGACCACCGCATTCGCCCCCAACACCTTTGCGCGCGCTTCGAGCTCGCGCATGGCCACGTCGCGGGCATCCTGCAGCTTGGCCTCATAGGCGCCCGAGCGCCCGCCGATGATGTCGGTCACCCGCGCGAAGAGATCGCGCATCACATTGGCGCCCATGATGGCCTCGCCCACCACGATACCCTTGTAGGCGGTGATGCGGTGGCCCTCGATGGTGTTTGTTGTGGTGACGATCATCGCGCGGCCCTCAACCCAAGAAATAGCGGAAGGCCATCATCACGAGCAGTGCGACCCCGGCGGCCGCGCTCGCGGTGAGCAGCACCGAGCCGCCAAGAAGCCCCTCGGTATTGCCCTTCCGCTTGCGCACGCCAAGGCCGATCAGCACGCCCACAAAGACGCCGATCGCCGCACCGGCGGAGTCGAGTACCAGCTGTTGCAGCATCCGGCGTCTCCCTGCGGCGGGCCTTAGCCCACCGAGCCTTCGAGCGAGATGGCGACGAGCTGCTGGGCTTCCATGGCGAACTCCATGGGCAGCGCCTGCAGCACTTCCTTGCAGAAGCCGTTGACCACCAGGGCCACCGCCTCTTCCTCGTCCATGCCGCGCTGGCGGCAATAGAAGAGCTGATCGTCATCGACTTTCGAGGTGGTCGCCTCGTGCTCGACGCGCGAGGAGTTGTTCTTCACCTCGATGTAGGGAACCGTGTGGGCCCCGCACTTGTCGCCGATCAGCAGACTGTCGCATTGGGTGTAGTTGCGCGAGTTCTTCGCCTTCGGGTGCATCGACACGAGACCGCGATAGGTGTTCTGCGCCACGCCCGCCGAGATACCCTTCGAGACGATCCGGCTCTTGGTGTTCTTGCCAAGGTGGATCATCTTGGTGCCGGTGTCGGCCTGCTGGTGGTTGTTGGCGATGGCGATCGAGTAGAACTCGCCCTGGCTCTCGTTGCCGCGCAGGATGCAGGACGGGTACTTCCAGGTCACGGCCGAGCCGGTCTCGACCTGCGTCCACATCACCTTGGCCCGATCGCCACGGCAGTCGGCCCGCTTGGTGACGAAGTTGTAGATGCCGCCCTTGCCGTTCTCATCGCCGGGGAACCAGTTCTGGACGGTCGAGTATTTCACCTCGGCGTCCTCTTCGACGATGATCTCGACCACGGCCGCGTGCAGCTGCGCGGTGTCGCGCTTCGGCGCGGTGCAGCCCTCGAGGTAGGACACGTAGGAGCCCTTGTCGGCGATGATCAGCGTCCGCTCGAACTGGCCGGTGTTCTCGGCGTTGATGCGGAAGTAGGTCGACAGCTCCATCGGGCAGCGCACGCCCGGCGGCACGTAGACGAAGGAGCCATCCGAGAAGACCGCCGAGTTCAGCGTGGCGTAGAAGTTGTCCGACACCGGCACGACCGAGCCGAGGTACTTCTTGACCAGCTCCGGGTGCTTCTTGATGGCCTCGGAGATCGAACAGAAGATCACGCCTGCCTTCTCGAGTTCCTTCTGGAAGGTGGTGCCCACGGAAACCGAGTCAAAGACCGCGTCCACGGCGACCTTGCGGCCCTCGGCAGGCGCGTCCTCGGCACCCTCGACACCGGCGAGGATCATCTGTTCCTTGAGCGGAATGCCGAGCTTCTCATAGGTTGCCAGCAGCTTGGGATCGACCTCGTCCAGCGACTGCGGTTTGGTCTCGAAGCTCTTCGGCCGGGCGTAGTAGTACTGCTTCTGGAAGTCGATCTTGGGATAGTCGACCATCGCCCAGGTGGGCTCTTCCTTGCTCAGCCAGCGGCGGTAGGCCTCGAGGCGCCACTCGGTCATCCACTCGGGCTCTTCGTTCTTTTCCGAGATCAGACGCACGATGTCCTCATTGAGGCCCATCGGCGCGTATTCCATCTCGATGTCGGTGTCCCAGCCGTACTTGTAGGTCGAGACGGCCTCGACCGCGTCCACGGTCTCCTGCTCGACACCTTCCTTCACGGTGATATTGTCAAAAGCTGCCATCAGCCTTTATCTCCTGTCGTCCCGGGGCAAGCGCCGCGCGCCGCCCTGCGTTTCCGGTGACGCGCGCGGCTCAGAGCACGGGCGCGTATTTCTTCCGATACTGACGTGCCCAGGCTTCAGCAAAGCGCAGCACGTCTTCTTCCCGTGTCGTCGGGCCCAGGCTCACGCGGATCGCGCAGCCGGCCACGTCGTCGTCAAAACCCATTGCCCGCAGCACGCGGGAGGCGCGGACCTTGCCGCTGGAACAGGCCGACCCCGCCGAAATCGCGAAACCGGCAAGGTCCATCTGCATCACCTGCGTCTCACCCTTCCAGCCCGGCAGGGCGAAGCAGGAAGTGTTCGGCAGGCGCGGCGCACCATTCCCGACAAAAATAGTCTCTGGCGCGGCAGCCGCAATAGCGTTCTCTAGAATAGTTCTAAGTTTTTCGATTCCTGTCCATACGTCATCGGCCAGATCGCGCGCGGCTGCCTCTGCGGCCGCGCCAAATCCCGCTATGCCGATCAGGTTCTCGGTCCCGGCGCGGCGCCCCATCTCCTGACCGCCGCCCTTCATCTGCGGCGGCAGGTCTGTGCCGCGCTTCATCACCAGCGCGCCGACTCCCTTGGGCCCGCCGAGCTTGTGCGCAGAGACGATGGCCATCTGGGCGCCTGTCCAGTTGAAGGCGAAGGGCAACTTGCCGAAGACCTGCGTGGCATCAATCACCGCGAGGCCCTGCGGCAGATCCTGTACCACGCCGGTTTCGGAGTTCGCCGCCTGCAGCGCGGTGCTCGCGGGGTCGCGCACGGTCACCCGCCCCTGCCCGTCCACCGGCAGATCGCAGGTCAGCCAGGCGGCCATCGCATCATGCTCAATGTCTGCGCCCTGCAGCCCGCGCCCGGCGCAGGCCAGGGCCGCGGCCTCGGTGGCGCCCGAAACGAAGACCACGTCGGCGCCGTCGGCGCCAAGCGCCGAGGCGACCTGCGCCCGCGCCTTTTCCATCAGCCCCTTGGCCGCGCGCCCCTCGGCGTGGACCGACGAGGGGTTCCCCACCAGATCCATCGCCGCGATCATCGCGTCTTTTGCCTCGGAGCGCAGCGGCGCCGTGGCATTCCAGTCGAGATAGGCCCGCGTCACGCCGCCCCCTCTTTCATAGTGTCCAGGTTTCACGCCGGCTCGGGATCATATCTCGTCCGAGAGAATATCCTCGACCTCTTCCCGCTCCTCGTCAGAGACCGGCTCGTCGACGATGGCAAAGAGCGACGGCACCGCCGGACAGGGTGCCAGCGCATTGCCGACCACATCCGAGAGCCGCGCCTGATGCAGGTACACATAGACATGCGCCGATAGTGACTGCCAGAGCCGGTTCGACAGAGACTGCGCCCGGCTGCCCGAGGCCCCACCCGACGCGCCCGCACCCTTGTGCATCGCGTCAACGGTCTCGTCGACCGCCGCCAGCACGTCGACCACGCGGATCTCGTCGGGCGTGCGCGCCAGGCGATAGCCGCCGCCGGGTCCGCGCACCGAGGCCACCAGCCCCGCGCGTCGCAGCTTGACGAAGAGTTGCTCGAGATACGGCAGGGAAATGTCCTGGCGCCGCGAGATGTCTCCCAGCGTCACCAGCTCTCCCTCCGGCTGGAGGGCGATGTCGACCAGCGCGACCATCGCGTAACGCCCCTTGGTGCTCAGCTTCACGCTTGCCTCCCGGGCACCTTCGCGCCCAACCGATTGACCTTGACCGGGCAATTGCATATCTGCAATCAAGCCCTCTCCCGTGCCCGCACGGGATTTAGAAACGTTCTAAAGTGCCGCAGAAATTTCGTCAACAATTTCGCGCACACCGATCAGGAGCACTTCCGCCCGATGCCCGAGGTCATATTTCCCGGACCCGAAGGCCGCCTCGAAGGCCGCTATCATCCGCAGAAAGACAACGACGCCCCCATTGCCATCGTCCTGCACCCGCATCCGCAGTTCGGCGGGACGATGAACAACAAGGTCGTCTATAACCTTCACTACGCGTTCTACAACATGGGATTCACCGTGCTGCGGTTCAACTTCCGTGGCGTGGGGCGCAGTCAGGGCGAATACGACCAGGGCATCGGCGAGCTTTCCGACGCCGCCTCGGCGCTCGACTACCTGCAGTCGATGAACAACAACTCCAAGCACTGCTGGGTCGCCGGGTTCTCCTTTGGCGCCTGGATCGGCATGCAGCTTCTGATGCGCCGCCCCGAGATCACCGGCTTCGTCTCGGTCTCGCCGCCGGCCAACATGTACGACTTCTCATTCCTCGCGCCCTGCCCCTCCTCTGGGCTGATCATCAATGGCACCAATGACCGCGTGGCCCCGCCCGCGGACACGACGACGCTGGTGAACAAGCTCAAGGAGCAGAAGGGCATCACCATCACCCACGATCAGGTCGAGGGCGCCGGGCACTTCTTCGAAGAGCCGCACATGGAGACGATGATCGACAGCGTCACCGGCTACGTGAAGCGCCGCCTGACCGAGACCAGCCGCTGAAACAGCCCAAAGGCCGGCCTCGCGCCGGCCTTTGCATGTCCGTCGCCCGCCCTGGCTGACCTCCGAAAACCCTAGACCGCACGACCGGGAGGAGTGCCCATGAACCTCACCCAGGAGCTGGCCGACAAGCTGGCCGAGGACACGTTCAAGGTGATGAAGCTCACCGGCGACGAACGCTTCTTCATGGAGGTGGCCAAAGTCATCGGTGCCTCCTCCACCACGCTCGAGGAAGCCTATCTCACCTCGATCCGCGTCCGCCTCGCCGAGCGCCGGGCACGGGCCTTCCTCGTCGAGCGGCTGAATGCCGCCAAGGCCGGCGGCACCAACATCCCCGAGGAGCCGCAGGAATGACCCCCGACGGCCAGACCAACCGCCTTGATGCACAGATGGCCTTCCTCATCGAGGCGGGCCGCCTCTCGGCGGTCACCCGCGCCACCAAGACATCGGACGGCGCCCGCTTCGAGAACTCTGCCGAGCACAGCTGGCACCTTGCGCTCTTCGCGCTGGTGCTGGGAGAGCATGCTCCAGAGGGCGTCACCATCGAGCGCGTCATCAAGATGCTGCTGCTGCATGATCTGGTGGAGATCGACGCCGGAGACAACCCGTTCTTCGGCGAGGTCGACGAGGCCGCCAAGGAGGCCGAGGAAGCCGCCGCCGCCGACCGGCTCTTCGGCCTGCTGCCCGCCGACCAGGGCGCCGCGCTGCGCGCGCTCTGGGACGAATTCGAGGCCAACGAGACGCCCGACGCGCGCTTCGCCAAGTCGGTAGACCGCTTCCAGCCGCCCAACATGAACCTCGTCACGGAGGGCGGCTCCTGGGTGGACTACAAGGTCACCTGGCCGGTGTTCGAGAAGAAGATGGCGCCGAAGATCCAAAGCGGCGCCCCGAAGCTCTGGGACTGGCTGGCGCCGAAGGTCGAAGCTTTCCTCGCGCGGCTCTCGCACTGATACCTCGCGCGGCCGGGGGCTGAGCCCCCTCACCGGCCCCAAGTGTCGACTCGCCATAAAAAAGGGCGCCGCAAGGGCGCCCTTTCGTGCTTTTGACCCTGCCACGCCCTCAGTAATGGATCACGCGGCCGTAGGCGTCGAGCACGCTCTCGTGCATCATTTCCGACAGCGTCGGGTGCGGGAAGACCGTGTTCATCAGATCCTCTTCGGTGGTCTCGAGCTGGCGGCCCACGACGTAGCCCTGGATCAGCTCGGTCACTTCCGCGCCGACCATATGCGCGCCCAGAAGCTCGCCGGTCTTTTCGTCGAAGATCGTCTTGACCAGGCCTTCGGGCTCGCCGAGCGCGATCGCCTTGCCATTGCCGATGAAGGGGAAGCGACCGACCTTGATCTTGTAGCCGGCTTCCTTGGCCTTGGCTTCCGTCAGGCCCACCGAGGCGACCTGCGGGTGGCAGTAGGTGCAACCGGCGATGGACGAGGGCTCGACCGCGTGCGGATGGCCGCCGGCGATGAGTTCGGCCACCATCACGCCCTCGTGGCTGGCTTTATGCGCCAGCCAGGGCGCGCCGGCGATGTCGCCGATGGCGTAGACGCCCTCGATGCCCGTGCGGCAATGCTTGTCGACCACCACATGGGTGCGCTCGACCTTCACGCCAAGCGCCTCGAGGCCCAGCCCCTCGGTGTTGCCGACGATGCCGACCGCCGAGATCACCGTGTCGAACTCTTCCTTGGTCACCTTGCCGTTCTGCTCGATATGCGCGGTGACCTTGCCCTTGGCGCGGTCGAGCTGCTTGACCATGGTCTTCTCGCGGATGGTCATGCCCTGCTTCTCGAACTGCTTCTTGGCGAATTTCGAGATCTCCTCATCCTCCACCGGCAGGATTCGGTCCATCACCTCGACCACCGTCGTGTCGGCGCCGAGCGTGTTGTAGAAGCTGGCGAACTCGATGCCGATGGCGCCCGAGCCGATGACGAGCAGCTTCTTGGGCATGCGGCTCGGCACCAGCGCGTGCTTGTAGGTCCAGACGCTCTCGCCGTCGGCCTCGAGGCCGGGCAGCTCGCGGGCACGGGCGCCAGTGGCAATCACGATGTTCTTCGCCGTCAGCTCCTCGGTGCCCTTGTCCGTCTTGACGGTGACCTTGCCCTTTGCGGGGATGGTCGCCTCGCCCATGAAGGCGGTGACCTTGTTCTTCTTCAGCAGGTGGGTGACGCCCGAGTTGAGCTGCTTCGCCACGCCGCGCGAGCGCTTGACCACCGCGTCGAGATCGTAACCGATCTTTTCGGCGGTCAGGCCGTACTCCTTGGCGCGCTGCATGAAATGGTAGATTTCCGAGCTGCGCAGCAGCGCCTTGGTCGGAATGCAGCCCCAGTTGAGGCAGATGCCGCCCATGTGCTCGCGCTCCACCACGGCCACCTTCAGGCCGAGCTGCGCGCCGCGGATGGCGGCGACGTAGCCCCCGGGTCCGGCACCGATGACGATCATGTCGAAGCTTTGCGAAGCCATGGCTCTCTCCCGCCGAGTCAAATTAGTTTGATATTAAACCATCCCCCGCGGAGCTTCAACGCCACGCCGCAAGAGAACGCCTTCCGCCCGGTCAGCTAGGGCTCGGCCGGGTCGAGAGCAAGGTGGCTAGCCAGAAGCAAATGCGCAACCCACCGTCGACACCCCGCCAGCAGGCATGCGAAGGGCCCGCGCGATCCGATCGTGCGGGCCCTGCCGAATGTCGTTGCGAGGCGCTCAGGCCGCCTCGACCGTCTGCAGCTTGCGCAGCACCTCGCCGTAGCCGCCACCCTGCAGGTAGCCGCTTTCCGGCGTGGTCGTGGGGCGCGAGAGCGCCTCGTTGCGGGTCGGGAAGCGCCCATACTCGCGGATCACCTCGCGGTGGGCGCGGGCGTGCAGCAGGTTGGAGGCGCCGGTTTCGGGCAGACGCTCCTTCATCAGGCGAATGCAGCGCTCCTGATCGCAAAGATTCTCGGAGTGCATCAGCGGCAGGTAGAAGAACTGCCGAGCGGGCTCGTCGATCTTCACGTCCCAGCCGCGCCAGATTGCCTGCTTCGCCGCCGCCAGTGCGATTGCATCCGCGGAAAAGGCCTTGGCGCTGCCGCGGAACATGTTGCGGGAGAACTGGTCCAGCAGGAGGATATAGGCCAGCGCGCCGCCGGGATAGGTGAGCCAGAGGCCGAACCGTCCCTCCATCGCGCCGTTCCAGGTCTCCTCGAACCGGGAGCGGATCTCGGCGTCCAGCGCCTCGTCCGCCTTGTACCATTGCTCTGCCTCTGTTTCGTCGAGCCAGAATGCCAGAATGTCTTCGGGGGCTTTCATGGTTCCATCCTTACGTGCCGCTCCGCTGTCACTAAAAGGTTACACGCGCCCCTGCCGCAAGGCGAAGTCACAAATTCTGTCAATTGCGACATTCCCTGGTTCCTTGATGCAACGCTCAGAAAATGGGCACTCAGCGGGAGGTCGGCGCGCCGCTGGCCTCGAGACGCGCGGCCTCCTCGGCTTCCGCCTCGGCTGCCTCCTGCGCCTCGATGGCCACTTCCTGCGCCAGTTCGACCGCGACGGGCGAGGACACCGGGCCCACGGCTGTAACGCTTGCGGCGTCATCCGACTCCGGCGCCGGGCGCCGGGTCATGCGCCAGCCGGCATAGGCGGTGAGCCCCAGCATCAGCGCCGCGATCAGCACGAAGAAGCCGCCCGGCCCCATGGTCTCCATCGCGTAGCCCGAGATCAGCGGGCCGGCGATGGCGCCGAGTCCGTTGATGAACAGCAGCCCCGCCGAGCCCGCCGCCATGCGGTCGGTGCCGAGGTAGTCGTTGGTGTGGGCGATGAGGATCGAGTAGAGCGGGTTGGACGCGCCGCCGATCAGGAAGGCCGCGCCGAGCAGCACGGTGAAGTGACCCGACAGCGAAACCGCCGCCGCCGCGGCGAGTCCCCCGACCAGCGCCACGATCACCACAAGCACGCGTCGGTCCATCCGGTCCGACAGCCAGCCAAGCGGATACTGAGTGACCAGCGCACCGACGTAGAAGGCGGCGACGAAGGTCGAGATCTGCGCCAGCGTCAGCCCCGCCTCGGAGCCGTAGACCGCCGCCATGCCGAACTGCGAGGCGAAGACCCCGCCAAGCAGGAACATGCCGACCATGCCAAGCGGCGAGACGGTGTAGAGCTCGCGCAGGCTCATCGGGCGAGTGGTGTCGAAGGCTGGAGTCGGCGAGATCGACAGCAGAATCGGGGCGAAGGCGATGGAGACCAGCACCGAAGGGATCACGAAGAGCAGGAAGCCCGAAGGGTCGGGCACCAGCAGAAGCATCTGCGCGGCGATGATGCCGACCATCTGCACGATCATGTAGGCCGAGAGCGCCTGGCCGCGGTTCTCGTTCGACGAGGCGTTGTTGAGCCA
The sequence above is a segment of the Alloyangia pacifica genome. Coding sequences within it:
- a CDS encoding YIP1 family protein; translation: MARGPDGRTARRMTVAGLLSLAWQTVTAPREVARMLLGLHLSREALLTGFGLVVALNALLVGLMQLGGELGPVGGLMPVPMGLLLAVMLAGSIVTLTWAGRSFGGTARLEDVAVLLIWLQGLRALAQLGVALIGAVSGGLAALLVLVALCVGLWILVAFLDEAHGFGSPLKALLVLILATLALLAALMMIASLMGGMPNGMASYV
- a CDS encoding YIP1 family protein, with protein sequence MSLSREIVATYRGPGAVMSRLLSQGPREDRALMLVMAACAMFFVARMPALARQAHLEGTELNPLMGASLLACMVILPLALYVLAALSHLVAKLFRGRGTGYGARLALFWALLAASPLALLNGLVAGFVGEGLQLSLVGLLWCAVFLWFWIGGLRAAEWPGDRMAERPAG
- a CDS encoding SufB/SufD family protein: MALPQVKQTATDARLAALSLPEGGWSRPAREAALARVQAMGLPGGRDEYWKFTRPDTLTVVEAPAAAVMAADDEAPVFSERDRLKVVFVDGVFSAEDSDDLALEGLSIERLAEASDIHWAKDLYGTLEQSGQTPVERPLAALNTAFATDGLLIRVTGKVAKPVHLLYRHESDSSDAILHHVVKVEEGGDVTLLESGPAAARFNAVMEVDVADGAGFHHIRVQGRDHERRAATHIFGRLGTESTFKTFTLTVNGVLTRNEAVIELTGDDAAVHVAGACMGDGDFHHDDTVFITHDAVNCESRQIFKKVLRNGATGVFQGKILVKPGAQKTDGYQISQSLLLDEDSQFLAKPELEIYADDVACSHGSTSGAIDEDGLFYLRARGVPRGTAEDLLTIAFIAEAVQEVEDEDIQTEINELVAAWLGRRRD
- the sufC gene encoding Fe-S cluster assembly ATPase SufC, which encodes MLEIKNLQVKLEEEDKQILKGVDLTVEAGKVHAIMGPNGSGKSTLSYVLSGKDGYEVTGGEALLEGEDILEMEPEERAAAGLFLAFQYPVEIPGVGNMTFLRTAVNSQRKARGEEEMSSTEFLKVIREKAKSLKIDAEMLKRPVNVGFSGGEKKRNEILQMAMLEPKMCILDETDSGLDVDAMKLVADGVNALRDEGRAFLVITHYQRLLDHIKPDVVHIMSNGRIIKTGGPELALEVEQNGYADIIEEEA
- a CDS encoding heavy metal-binding domain-containing protein; its protein translation is MIVTTTNTIEGHRITAYKGIVVGEAIMGANVMRDLFARVTDIIGGRSGAYEAKLQDARDVAMRELEARAKVLGANAVVGVDLDYEVVGDSMLMVSVSGTAVVITP
- the sufB gene encoding Fe-S cluster assembly protein SufB, encoding MAAFDNITVKEGVEQETVDAVEAVSTYKYGWDTDIEMEYAPMGLNEDIVRLISEKNEEPEWMTEWRLEAYRRWLSKEEPTWAMVDYPKIDFQKQYYYARPKSFETKPQSLDEVDPKLLATYEKLGIPLKEQMILAGVEGAEDAPAEGRKVAVDAVFDSVSVGTTFQKELEKAGVIFCSISEAIKKHPELVKKYLGSVVPVSDNFYATLNSAVFSDGSFVYVPPGVRCPMELSTYFRINAENTGQFERTLIIADKGSYVSYLEGCTAPKRDTAQLHAAVVEIIVEEDAEVKYSTVQNWFPGDENGKGGIYNFVTKRADCRGDRAKVMWTQVETGSAVTWKYPSCILRGNESQGEFYSIAIANNHQQADTGTKMIHLGKNTKSRIVSKGISAGVAQNTYRGLVSMHPKAKNSRNYTQCDSLLIGDKCGAHTVPYIEVKNNSSRVEHEATTSKVDDDQLFYCRQRGMDEEEAVALVVNGFCKEVLQALPMEFAMEAQQLVAISLEGSVG
- a CDS encoding cysteine desulfurase family protein, with the protein product MTRAYLDWNATAPLRSEAKDAMIAAMDLVGNPSSVHAEGRAAKGLMEKARAQVASALGADGADVVFVSGATEAAALACAGRGLQGADIEHDAMAAWLTCDLPVDGQGRVTVRDPASTALQAANSETGVVQDLPQGLAVIDATQVFGKLPFAFNWTGAQMAIVSAHKLGGPKGVGALVMKRGTDLPPQMKGGGQEMGRRAGTENLIGIAGFGAAAEAAARDLADDVWTGIEKLRTILENAIAAAAPETIFVGNGAPRLPNTSCFALPGWKGETQVMQMDLAGFAISAGSACSSGKVRASRVLRAMGFDDDVAGCAIRVSLGPTTREEDVLRFAEAWARQYRKKYAPVL
- a CDS encoding Rrf2 family transcriptional regulator; translated protein: MKLSTKGRYAMVALVDIALQPEGELVTLGDISRRQDISLPYLEQLFVKLRRAGLVASVRGPGGGYRLARTPDEIRVVDVLAAVDETVDAMHKGAGASGGASGSRAQSLSNRLWQSLSAHVYVYLHQARLSDVVGNALAPCPAVPSLFAIVDEPVSDEEREEVEDILSDEI
- a CDS encoding alpha/beta hydrolase translates to MPEVIFPGPEGRLEGRYHPQKDNDAPIAIVLHPHPQFGGTMNNKVVYNLHYAFYNMGFTVLRFNFRGVGRSQGEYDQGIGELSDAASALDYLQSMNNNSKHCWVAGFSFGAWIGMQLLMRRPEITGFVSVSPPANMYDFSFLAPCPSSGLIINGTNDRVAPPADTTTLVNKLKEQKGITITHDQVEGAGHFFEEPHMETMIDSVTGYVKRRLTETSR
- a CDS encoding HD domain-containing protein codes for the protein MTPDGQTNRLDAQMAFLIEAGRLSAVTRATKTSDGARFENSAEHSWHLALFALVLGEHAPEGVTIERVIKMLLLHDLVEIDAGDNPFFGEVDEAAKEAEEAAAADRLFGLLPADQGAALRALWDEFEANETPDARFAKSVDRFQPPNMNLVTEGGSWVDYKVTWPVFEKKMAPKIQSGAPKLWDWLAPKVEAFLARLSH